Proteins encoded within one genomic window of Deltaproteobacteria bacterium:
- a CDS encoding Ni/Fe-hydrogenase cytochrome b subunit, with the protein MRHQPRPIDRPFWSAGTLVLLVFMIAGGVALAVRFLFGLGAATNLSNTTPWGLWIGVDVASGVALAAGGFTTAALAHIFGRHAYEAVTRPALLTAALGYTFVALAVCIDIGRSWAIWKPIFFHNYNSALFEVAMCVMIYLSVLWIEMVPILAEKWGNTIPLLGWFNRKLAAFMWIFIVLGVVLSCMHQSSLGTLMVIAPTKVHPLWYTPFLPLLFLLSAFAVGYPMTIVETNLATTSLGLDSEMNVLAPLSRFTILTLGLYMSLKLWDLIHRDVLYLAFDGSPKANSFLVELGLGVITPWILLLFPAVRRSRRGLFTVGLLVVGGVLLNRFNVFIVSYSPQTQTIPYFPSIGEILVTAGAVATIMFLYRVLATKTPVLSAPKLEEVTR; encoded by the coding sequence ATGCGCCACCAGCCTCGACCCATCGACCGTCCGTTCTGGTCCGCGGGCACCCTGGTCCTGCTCGTCTTCATGATCGCGGGCGGAGTAGCCCTGGCGGTCCGCTTCCTGTTCGGACTGGGAGCCGCCACCAACCTGTCCAACACCACGCCCTGGGGATTGTGGATCGGCGTGGACGTCGCCTCCGGCGTGGCCCTGGCCGCCGGCGGATTCACCACCGCGGCCCTGGCCCACATCTTCGGCCGTCACGCCTACGAGGCCGTGACCCGTCCGGCCCTGTTGACCGCGGCCCTGGGCTACACCTTTGTCGCCCTGGCCGTGTGCATCGACATTGGGCGCTCCTGGGCCATCTGGAAGCCCATATTCTTCCATAATTACAATTCCGCCCTATTCGAAGTGGCCATGTGCGTCATGATCTACCTCAGCGTGCTCTGGATCGAGATGGTTCCGATTCTCGCCGAAAAATGGGGCAACACGATTCCGCTTTTGGGATGGTTCAACCGCAAGCTGGCCGCGTTCATGTGGATCTTCATCGTCCTTGGCGTGGTCTTGTCCTGCATGCACCAGTCGAGCCTGGGCACACTCATGGTCATTGCCCCGACCAAGGTTCATCCCCTGTGGTACACGCCCTTTCTGCCCCTGCTCTTTTTGCTGTCCGCCTTTGCCGTGGGCTATCCCATGACCATTGTCGAAACCAATCTGGCGACCACGTCCCTGGGCCTGGACAGTGAAATGAACGTTCTTGCGCCCCTGTCGCGCTTCACCATCCTCACCCTGGGCCTGTACATGAGCCTCAAGCTCTGGGATCTGATCCATCGGGATGTGCTGTATCTGGCCTTTGACGGCTCGCCCAAGGCCAACAGCTTTTTGGTGGAACTGGGCCTTGGCGTGATCACGCCCTGGATTCTGCTGCTCTTTCCGGCCGTGCGCCGCTCCCGGCGCGGCCTCTTCACTGTCGGGCTGCTGGTGGTCGGCGGCGTGCTCCTGAACCGCTTCAACGTCTTCATCGTCTCGTACAGTCCGCAGACGCAGACCATCCCCTATTTCCCGTCCATCGGCGAAATCCTTGTCACCGCCGGCGCGGTGGCGACAATCATGTTCCTGTACCGGGTGCTCGCGACGAAAACCCCGGTCCTGTCCGCACCCAAGCTGGAGGAGGTGACACGATGA